GTCGCGAGCAGCGTCGTGGGGCCGCTGCCGGCGCGGCTGCCGGATACCAGATTGCCTGTCGACACGAGGTGTGTTCCGATGCGCCCGGTAAACGGTGCTGTGATCTTGCACCGATCCAGGTCGAACCTGGCATCGCGAACCAGAGCATTGGCATTGTCGACAGCCGCTTGAGCCGCGCGTTGTTCAGCGACTTTCTGGTCGACGTTCTCGACCGTTCCCGCCTCCGAACGCTGCAGTTCCTGCGCGCGGGCAAGCTCTCGCGTGGCGAGAGCCAGCCGGGCATGCGCGGATTCGAGTCCAGCCGTCGCTTGGCTCAACTTGATCTGATAGGGTTCCGGATCGATCTCGAAGAGCACGTCGCCTTTATGCACGATGTCGCCGTCCTTGAAGTTGATCTGCGTGAGCGTGCCGCCGACCTGAGCACGCAATTCGACACGATTCACGGCCGAGAACTGGCCGAGGAACCCGAGCCGGCCCTCGATATCGCGCTGCAACGGCGCGCTGATGGCAACCGACGGAGGCGGCGGCGCGGCAACGGGCGCTGCACTCGACCAGTGCCTGTGAGTGATCGTCGCCGCCACGGCGACGATCACAGCGGCTGCAACACCTTTACCGACCCATCGAACGGAGCCGGACGTCGCCGGGTTTGCTGGAGTAGCGACTCCCACCTCGGCCTGATCAATACGGTTATTCATGGCATTCCTAAGTATGTTGACAGGCTGTACGACATAGAGTCATGTCCCAGCTCGCCCGTTAGATGATCAATCTTTGCTTTCTTGTATGAAGAAAGCGGGTCAGTCCAGAACCAGGCCGCTATCCCGGGAGGCTTCTCCGTGAACGACTGCCGGCTAAGTTTCGTGACGCAACTATAGGCAACACCGCTGCGTCACACTACTGGCCGAAACCGGGAAGCTGTTCCCCGCAATCTGGTTAAGTTGCGTGACGAAACCTGGGCTACGATACGTTCCATCATGTATAGAAAACGCTTCGATGGAATGGACTGTTCGATCGCTCGCGCCCTCGATGAGGTGGGCGAGTGGTGGACGCTACTGATCGTTCGCGAGTGCACGCAAGGCAGCAGGCGCTTCGACGAATTTCAGAGCGGGCTCGGCATCGCCCGCAATGTCCTCACTGCACGGCTGGAACGTTTGATCGAGCTGGACATACTCGAACGCTTCCCGATCGCAGAACGCGCAAATACGTTCGGTTACAGGTTGACCTCGAAGGGGGCGGACTTATACCCGGTGCTGGTCGCGCTGATGCAATGGGGCGACAAGTGGCTAAGGCCCAATGGCAAGCCGCCGATCGCATTGGTGGAGCATGCGAGTGGGAATCCCGTAGAAGTCGTAGAGGTTCGCGCAACGAACGGGCAAGCGCTGACGTATCGGGACGTTCGATTTGCTGCCGGTCCGGGTGCGACGAAGGCGACGCGGGATGTCATCGAGAACCGGAATGATCGGGTACTCGGTGACCAGAGCGAGGAGTCATGAGCTTTGAAGGCTGCCGGCCTTAACGGGGCAGCCGAGGGCACGCGGTCGGG
The DNA window shown above is from Paraburkholderia sp. BL10I2N1 and carries:
- a CDS encoding efflux RND transporter periplasmic adaptor subunit, which produces MNNRIDQAEVGVATPANPATSGSVRWVGKGVAAAVIVAVAATITHRHWSSAAPVAAPPPPSVAISAPLQRDIEGRLGFLGQFSAVNRVELRAQVGGTLTQINFKDGDIVHKGDVLFEIDPEPYQIKLSQATAGLESAHARLALATRELARAQELQRSEAGTVENVDQKVAEQRAAQAAVDNANALVRDARFDLDRCKITAPFTGRIGTHLVSTGNLVSGSRAGSGPTTLLATIVSLDPIYLDFDISENDYAAFQHSRENQKGPLADAVTISPTGDSNYERTGTLNFIDNTLDRSSGTIHARATIPNSDLSLTPGGFARLRLATTAPQPALLVPDAAVLQDQTDHMVYVVGEDNVATPRKVEVGDLRGGLRVIRSGLALTDRIVIDGIPAVRPGSKISPHAGTIQFSAEHGDEGAKS
- a CDS encoding helix-turn-helix domain-containing protein — translated: MYRKRFDGMDCSIARALDEVGEWWTLLIVRECTQGSRRFDEFQSGLGIARNVLTARLERLIELDILERFPIAERANTFGYRLTSKGADLYPVLVALMQWGDKWLRPNGKPPIALVEHASGNPVEVVEVRATNGQALTYRDVRFAAGPGATKATRDVIENRNDRVLGDQSEES